The Actinomadura sp. WMMB 499 genome includes a window with the following:
- a CDS encoding type III polyketide synthase, translating into MPTARITEVSFTAPPAVKMDEFAALFADDPGGDEVARVVRNSAIDTKGMAVDPLVEDPRRWGTRARMERGLVEARALGGEAIASALDRAGLASREVGLLATSTTTTHSAPGLDGLLRELGLARDAQALSLGPMGCYAALPSVAACRDWVEVHGRPAVLLLTDLFSPHLQPPPYDREQAVVLTLFGDGAAAVVLQPGEAGLPGLDVVDTETLTAAEHASDLQVHVGDHGLSIRLAPTMPDVVAAAVPGPVDALLARNGLRREDIAWWALHPGGRRIIDRVEEVLDLPARSVAESRAVMRAHGNTAGPAVMAVLERLWRAAPPGRGEHAVAIACGPGATLWAALLRGPEGSSS; encoded by the coding sequence ATGCCCACCGCACGCATCACCGAGGTCTCTTTCACCGCACCGCCCGCGGTGAAGATGGACGAGTTCGCGGCCCTGTTCGCGGACGATCCGGGCGGCGACGAAGTCGCCCGGGTCGTCCGGAACTCGGCGATCGACACCAAGGGGATGGCGGTCGACCCGCTGGTGGAGGACCCGCGCCGGTGGGGCACCCGCGCCCGCATGGAGCGCGGCCTCGTGGAGGCGCGGGCGCTGGGCGGGGAGGCGATCGCCTCCGCGCTCGACCGCGCCGGTCTGGCATCACGCGAGGTGGGGCTGCTCGCCACGTCCACCACCACGACGCACTCCGCCCCCGGTCTCGACGGCCTGCTGCGCGAGCTCGGCCTGGCCCGCGACGCCCAGGCCCTGTCCCTCGGCCCCATGGGCTGCTACGCGGCGCTCCCGTCCGTGGCCGCGTGCCGCGACTGGGTGGAGGTGCACGGGAGACCGGCCGTCCTGCTTCTGACGGACCTCTTCTCCCCGCATCTGCAACCGCCCCCGTACGACCGGGAGCAGGCGGTCGTGCTCACCCTGTTCGGCGACGGCGCGGCCGCCGTGGTGCTCCAGCCCGGCGAGGCGGGCCTGCCCGGCCTGGACGTCGTCGACACCGAGACGCTCACCGCCGCCGAGCACGCGAGCGACCTGCAGGTCCACGTGGGGGACCACGGGTTGAGCATCCGGCTGGCGCCGACCATGCCGGACGTGGTCGCCGCCGCCGTCCCCGGCCCCGTGGACGCCCTCCTCGCCCGCAACGGCCTGCGGCGGGAGGACATCGCGTGGTGGGCGCTCCATCCGGGCGGCCGCCGCATCATCGACCGCGTGGAAGAGGTGCTGGACCTCCCCGCCCGCTCGGTCGCGGAGTCCCGCGCCGTGATGCGCGCCCACGGCAACACCGCCGGGCCCGCGGTCATGGCGGTGCTCGAACGCCTGTGGCGGGCGGCGCCGCCGGGGCGCGGCGAGCACGCCGTGGCCATCGCCTGCGGCCCCGGCGCCACCCTGTGGGCCGCGCTCCTGCGCGGCCCGGAAGGAAGCTCGTCTTGA
- a CDS encoding sulfotransferase family protein produces the protein MIQIIGAGCGRTGTLSLKAALERLGFGPCHHMLGMLDRPAEIDGWHRAAVTGVTNWDELYRGYRATVDWPGARYWRELAVRFPAAKVILTERDPARWYESALGSIYRAAMAPDDGSDPLLARMRRMSRAVVWDGVFGGRFEDADHAMRTFADHNRAVRREIPADRLLVFEVARGWEPLCDFLGVPVPSEPFPHENDRAGFAARLAGRTDPREGG, from the coding sequence TTGATCCAGATCATCGGCGCCGGCTGCGGGCGCACCGGCACCCTCTCCCTCAAGGCCGCCCTCGAACGGCTCGGGTTCGGTCCGTGCCACCACATGCTGGGCATGCTCGACAGACCCGCCGAGATCGACGGCTGGCACCGTGCGGCGGTCACCGGCGTCACGAACTGGGACGAGCTGTACCGCGGCTACCGGGCCACCGTCGACTGGCCGGGGGCACGGTACTGGCGCGAACTGGCCGTCCGCTTCCCCGCGGCCAAGGTGATCCTCACCGAGCGCGACCCCGCGCGCTGGTACGAGAGCGCGCTCGGCAGCATCTACCGCGCCGCGATGGCCCCCGACGACGGCTCCGACCCGCTCCTCGCCCGGATGCGGCGGATGTCGCGGGCCGTCGTCTGGGACGGCGTCTTCGGCGGCCGCTTCGAGGACGCCGATCACGCGATGCGGACGTTCGCCGACCACAACCGGGCCGTCCGCCGCGAGATCCCGGCCGACCGCCTGCTCGTCTTCGAGGTCGCCCGCGGATGGGAGCCCCTGTGCGACTTCCTGGGCGTGCCCGTCCCGTCCGAGCCGTTCCCCCATGAGAACGACCGGGCCGGGTTCGCCGCCAGGCTCGCGGGCCGGACCGATCCGCGAGAGGGCGGCTGA
- a CDS encoding BCCT family transporter yields the protein MAETANGGTESRGDPNGAVPPRGGPLAGVVRKLGLQTDPYIFFISAGLMVLFLVMVLLLPSQTNDVFTSGRDWIVTNLGWFFILGVTAWLIFLAWVALSRYGNLRLGGDDSRPAYGNLSWFAMLFAGGIGTVLMFWGVAEPISHFANPPMADVQPHSVEASKEAMNFSLYHLSLHTWTIFTLPGLAFGFFIYRYNLPLRVSSVFYPFLKERIHGPIGRAIDIFAVLGTLFGLAVSLGLGTSQIAAGLEVLTPLENGVGTRVLVITVLTVVAVGSIVVGLDKGVKRLSNLNILMAVGLMLFVLFFGETVFLFRQIFESTGRYLESIVGLSLWNDSMAGYTKDGGWGWQGGWTVFYWAWTVTWAPFMGVFLARISKGRTIRQFVGGVLLAPSIFTVVWFAIFGWSAMRLDGIGGTGGDLTREVVDEGQVPLAMFEFFSNFPAETLIQGIAVVVVALFFATSSDSASLVVDMLCSGDESGGPVRQRVFWGVAEGSLAASLIVLGGDQALEALQQVITVVGLPIFILACLMVFCLIKGLREESHTLYAAQFREMERHARKAERDPEPPPEEVVGGAVQKS from the coding sequence ATGGCGGAAACCGCGAACGGCGGTACCGAATCCCGAGGCGATCCGAACGGCGCCGTCCCCCCTCGGGGCGGGCCACTCGCCGGGGTGGTCCGCAAGCTCGGCCTGCAGACCGACCCCTACATCTTCTTCATCTCGGCCGGGCTGATGGTCCTGTTCCTGGTCATGGTGCTGCTGTTGCCCAGCCAGACCAACGACGTCTTCACCTCGGGGCGGGACTGGATCGTCACCAACCTCGGCTGGTTCTTCATCCTCGGCGTGACCGCCTGGTTGATCTTCCTGGCCTGGGTCGCGCTCAGCCGCTACGGCAACCTCCGGCTCGGCGGTGACGACAGCCGACCCGCGTACGGGAACCTGTCGTGGTTCGCGATGCTCTTCGCCGGCGGTATCGGCACCGTCCTGATGTTCTGGGGCGTCGCCGAGCCGATCTCGCACTTCGCCAATCCGCCGATGGCCGACGTGCAGCCGCACTCGGTCGAGGCGTCCAAAGAGGCGATGAACTTCTCGCTCTACCACCTGAGCCTGCACACCTGGACGATCTTCACCCTGCCCGGGCTCGCGTTCGGATTCTTCATCTACCGGTACAACCTGCCGCTGCGGGTCAGCTCGGTGTTCTACCCGTTCCTGAAGGAGCGGATCCACGGGCCCATCGGCCGGGCGATCGACATCTTCGCCGTCCTCGGCACCCTGTTCGGGCTGGCGGTCTCGCTGGGCCTCGGCACCTCGCAGATCGCGGCGGGCCTGGAGGTGCTCACGCCCCTCGAGAACGGCGTCGGAACCCGGGTGCTGGTCATCACGGTGCTCACCGTCGTCGCCGTGGGCTCCATCGTGGTCGGCCTGGACAAGGGCGTGAAGCGCCTGTCGAACCTCAACATCCTCATGGCCGTCGGCCTCATGCTGTTCGTGCTCTTCTTCGGCGAGACGGTGTTCCTGTTCCGGCAGATCTTCGAGAGCACCGGCCGGTATCTGGAGAGCATCGTCGGGCTGTCGCTGTGGAACGATTCGATGGCCGGCTACACCAAGGACGGCGGCTGGGGCTGGCAGGGCGGCTGGACCGTCTTCTACTGGGCCTGGACCGTCACCTGGGCGCCGTTCATGGGCGTGTTCCTGGCGCGCATCTCCAAGGGCCGCACCATCCGCCAGTTCGTCGGGGGCGTCCTGCTCGCCCCGTCGATCTTCACCGTGGTGTGGTTCGCCATCTTCGGCTGGTCGGCCATGCGGCTCGACGGCATCGGCGGCACCGGCGGCGACCTGACCAGGGAGGTCGTCGATGAGGGGCAGGTCCCCCTGGCGATGTTCGAGTTCTTCTCGAACTTCCCGGCGGAGACCCTGATCCAGGGCATCGCGGTCGTGGTCGTGGCGCTGTTCTTCGCGACGTCCTCCGACTCCGCGTCGCTGGTCGTGGACATGCTGTGCTCCGGTGATGAGAGCGGCGGCCCGGTCCGCCAGCGGGTGTTCTGGGGCGTCGCCGAGGGCTCTCTCGCCGCCTCGCTGATCGTGCTCGGCGGAGACCAGGCGCTGGAGGCCCTGCAACAGGTCATCACGGTCGTCGGGCTGCCGATCTTCATCCTGGCGTGCCTCATGGTGTTCTGCCTCATCAAGGGGCTGAGAGAGGAGTCGCACACGCTGTACGCCGCGCAGTTCAGGGAGATGGAACGGCACGCGCGGAAGGCGGAGCGGGATCCGGAGCCGCCCCCCGAGGAGGTCGTCGGCGGCGCCGTGCAGAAGAGCTGA